CCTTGTAGTAATAGCTGTAGCCGTTGAGCGCCGGGGCGCCGCCGAGATGGGCGTAGAGCACCTTCGAGCCCTCGGGGAAGAAGCCCCTTCGCGCGAGATCGATCATCCCCTGCATCGACTTTCCCTCATAGACAGGGTCGGTGATCATCGCCTCGGTCCGCGCCGCGAGCCGGATCGCCTCGTTGGTCTCCTCCGAGGGCACTCCATAGGCGGGACGGGCATAGTCAGGGTTGATGACGATCTCGTCTTCACGCACGGACCGGCCAAGGTTCACGAGTTCCGAGGTCGCATCGACGATCTTCCGAACCTGATCCCGCGTCTGCTGGAGGGTGCCCGAGGCATCGATGCCAATGACCCTGTCAGCCCTATCCATTGCGGCAAAGCCGACGATCATACCGCCCTGGGTCGAGCCGGTGACCACGCAGACGATGATATAGTCGAAGGTGAAGCCTAGGTCCTTCTCCTGTGCCGCGACTTCCTCGGCGAAGCCGACATAGCCGAGGGCTCCAAACTTATGCACCGAAGCGCCAGCCGGGATCGCATAGGGCTTGCCGCCGGCATTCTCTACCGACTGAATCGCATCCTCCCAGCTCTTGCGGATACCGATGTCGAACCCAGCGTCGACCAGCCGGCTGTCGGCGCCCATCAGTCTCGTCATCAGGATATTGCCGACACGGTCATAGACTGCATCATAGTGCGGTACCCATTTCTCCTGGATGACGACACATTTCATGCCGATCTTCGCCGCAGTCGCAGCCACCATGCGCGTATGGTTCGACTGGACCCCCCCGATCGACACCAGCGTATCCGCGCCGGAGGCGATCGCGTCGGGCACGATATATTCGAGCTTCCTGAGCTTATTGCCGCCCATGGCGAGGCCCGAATTGCAGTCGTCGCGCTTGGCATAGATCTCGACCTTGCCGCCCAGCGCCGCAGTCAGCCGTGGCA
This window of the Rhizobium favelukesii genome carries:
- a CDS encoding 1-aminocyclopropane-1-carboxylate deaminase; this encodes MSLLEKFERYPLTFGPTPIEHLPRLTAALGGKVEIYAKRDDCNSGLAMGGNKLRKLEYIVPDAIASGADTLVSIGGVQSNHTRMVAATAAKIGMKCVVIQEKWVPHYDAVYDRVGNILMTRLMGADSRLVDAGFDIGIRKSWEDAIQSVENAGGKPYAIPAGASVHKFGALGYVGFAEEVAAQEKDLGFTFDYIIVCVVTGSTQGGMIVGFAAMDRADRVIGIDASGTLQQTRDQVRKIVDATSELVNLGRSVREDEIVINPDYARPAYGVPSEETNEAIRLAARTEAMITDPVYEGKSMQGMIDLARRGFFPEGSKVLYAHLGGAPALNGYSYYYKDG